Genomic segment of Paenibacillus sp. FSL R5-0623:
TTCCTGATAACTTGAGAAGCGCGCAATCACAGAAGCAGGGAGGGGAGAAGACGTGAAGCCGGCAGATATCGTGCCACCAAGTCGGGGTGCAACCGGACTTCACTCGTCTGGTCTGGGCGCTCGGCTCGGAGATGCGGGACGTTATCTGTGGCGATACCGGATACTATATCTGCTCTCCTTACCGGGTATCCTGTATTTTTTCCTCTTCAAATATGTACCTTTATTCGGTTCAGTGATTGCCTTTCAGAACTACAACATTTTTAAAGGTATCACCGGAAGTGATTGGGTAGGTCTGGAGCATTTCCAGAAGATGTTCAGCCATTATGATTTTTTAAGAATTCTCAATAACACACTTTTGCTTGGATTATATGATCTGGTGATTGCATTCCCGGTGCCAATTGTGCTGGCGATTCTGCTGAATGAAGTGCGGATGATTATGTTCAAGCGTATGCTGCAAACGATTGTATACATGCCTCACTTTCTGTCATGGGTTGTCATTAGCGGAATATTCATGGGTATTTTCTCAATGGATGCCGGTGTGGTTAACAAGGCACTCGAATTTCTGGGGATGCAGCCGGTCTACTTTCTTGGAGAAGACTCGTACATTCGCTTCATTCTGATCGGTTCGGGGATCTGGCGCGACTCCGGCTACGGCACGATTATTTTCCTGGCTGCCATTGCGGGCATCAATCCCGATCTGTATGAGGCGGCAGAGGTGGATGGAGCCGGACGTTTGAAGCAAATATGGTCTATTACTCTGCCATCCTTGCTGCCCACGATTATGATTCTGTTGCTGCTGCACATCGGGAAGTTCCTTGATCTGGGTTTTGAGCGTGTGTTTGTATTCCTGAATCCGCTTAATCTGGAATCTGGCGAGATTCTCGATACGTACATCTACAAAGCCGGACTTCTCTCACAGCAATACAGCTATACAACAGCCATCGGATTGTTCAAGTCGGTCGTGGGTTTAATGCTTATTCTACTCGGTAACTTCTTTAGCAAAAAAACAACCGGCGAAAGCCTGTATTAGGAGGCGAGATGGATGCGTACCCCCAGTGTCCGTTACCGTATATTTCGCATTGGAAATCTCGTTTTTCTTACGCTGCTCTCGTTGACGATGATTCTGCCTTTCATTAATGTACTGGCCCAGTCACTTAGCAGCTCGGAAGCGATCATGGGCGGAAAGGTTAGCTTCTGGCCTGTAGCTTTTACCTGGATCAATTACGAATATGTATTCGGCGATGCTGCCTTCTGGCGGGCCTTTGCGGTATCGGTTGGGGTAACGTTAGTGGGTACGCTAATCAATCTCGCCGCAACGGCATCACTCGCGTATCCCGTGTCCCGTCCAGAGTACAAGGGGCGCTCTCTTGTTGTCATGTTTGTCCTGGTGACCGTCGTATTCTCGGCGCCGCTCATTCCGAACTTTATCCTGATGAAGGAGTTGCATCTGGTCAACAATCCACTGGTGCTGATTGTGCCAGGAGCGATTAACGCCTTTAACTTTTTCGTCATGCGTTCGTTCTTCTCACAGCTACCGGGTGAACTGATCGATGCCGCCCGCATCGATGGCTGTGGGGAGTTTGGCATCATCTGGCGTATCGTTATTCCATTGTCCAAACCGGCCATGGCATCACTCGGCATTTTCTATGCGGTGGGCCACTGGAATGCGTATTCCACCGCGCTTTATTATCTGAACGATCCAGCCTGGTGGCCGATCCAGGTCACACTCAAGAAGCTGTTTGAGAGTGACGATATTTCCGTCGATCCGGGTTCTGCCGTCTATAGCACCCTTGCACATACATCGCCGGAAGGTATCAAAATGGCGACCATCATCATCGCCACCTTGCCAATCATTATCATTTACCCTTTCCTGCAAAAGCATTTTGTAAAAGGAATCATGGTCGGCTCCGTCAAATCTTAACTACAAGCAGCATACAGATCTGACGGAAACGGGGGAATGGCGATGTTCAGAATCTTGATTACGGACGATGAACCGATGATTCGGATGGGTCTGGCGAAGATGATCAAGCAAGCGGGGCTGTTCGACTGTGAGATACGACAGGCAGCGCATGGGGAAGAGGCCCTTCAGGTGGTAGAGACCTTTCGGCCACACATCCTGTTTACGGATATCCGCATGCCAACGATGGATGGTATTGAGTTGTGCCGACGTTTATCCGAGCAAGGCAGTACGATGCGCATTATTGTAGTCTCCGGTTATTCAGACTTTGAATATGCAAGAGCCTGTATGGATTATGGGGTAAAACGATATCTGCTCAAGCCAGTGGGACGACAGGAGCTTCATGAACTGCTGCTCAAATTGCTGGCATCCGAAGAGGATAAACCTACGGTATCCCTTGTACCCGTGAGGGAGCTGAATGATTGGGCCATGCGTCTGGAAGAGGCTATATGGGAGTTAAGGCAATCCGATGTGACGGAGCTGCTCGCAGCATGGTCGAATCGTTATCCGGCATATGCCCTGATGCCTGAGCAGACAGCGGAGCTTTTTCAGGAATTGTTGGAATTGATTGTGGCCCGCATGAATGCACGGGGAAACGGATCGATGAGTACGTCCAGTAAGATGATTGTAAGCGCTTCCTCTGAGGAATGCTTCGAGGCTCTGGGCAACGAAATCCAGACGTTGATGAATAGAATCAAGGAAAAGCGCAGTGGCAAGCGCAAGCATCCAGTGGAAGAAGCAAAAGCCTATCTGGAGAAGCACTTGCGCCGTGAAGTTTCACTGGACGAGATTGCTGCCAAGCTTGGACTGAACCCGTCCTACTTCAGCCAACTGTTTAAACAGACGACCGGTCAGACCTTTATCCAATACCGAATACGCAGCAAAATGGAACTGGCCAAACGCATGCTGGAACAGCCGGGCAACCGCATTACGGATATATCCTACGAAGTGGGGTATGCGGATCATCCCCATTTTACCAAGACATTCAAGAAAATTACCGGACTGACCCCGTCCGAATATCGCAGTAAGTTGGGCATTGAATGATGAAGCGCAGCCTGTCGATCCGCCTGTTCTTTCATTTTGCCATCGTAATTACGTTGTCCCTGTCTGCCATTGGCTTGTTTACCTATACCTATGCCTCGACTGAGATGAACGATCAGCTGGCGGACAACATTGCCCAAACGATGCGTAATACGGCGTACCAGACCGATCTGTATTTGCAAAATTATGATCGCGCAACCTACTCCATCCTCTCAAATGGAAGTGTGAAGCACTTCCTCGATATGAGTTCGGAGGATAGTTATGCCTATTACGAGTATAGCCGTCAGATTAAAAGGAACGTGTTCCCGCCTGTTTTTATGTTATATCCACAGATCAAGTTTCTGTATGTTATCGGGGAGAACGGGAGGGTTGTCCTCGATGACAACCAGAATTCAGCGGGCATACCCGATATCGATGCTGCACAGCAGTATAAGGAGTTGCTTGCTGTAACCCCTGCGAATGGCGAATCGACTTTGCTTACCCGCAGTATTCGCAGTGGACAGAATGCAAACGTCATTACGATTGCGCGCCGGATCAGGGGCGTATCCTCCTATACACCAAACGGAGTGCTGGCGATGGAAGTGAATGTGCTGGAACTTGACAACATCTGGGGAGAACTCGATCTCGGTCAAGGGGGCTATCAGTATGTGATGGATCAGAACGGAAATGTTATCTACACTCCTGGGGACGAAGAGGCGCAGACCGTGATGTCGTCCAGCACCGTGAACAGGCTTATGCACATGGAGGCAGGGTCTCTGGAACAGAACACGGATGGCACCAAACGGCTGTTTATATCGGAGCTGTCTGCCTATTCGGGCTGGCGCTTTGTCGCTTCCGTGCCGCTGTCGGAGCTTCAAAGGCCGATTGCAACGATCCGCTCAGCCACATTATGGGTTGGTGCAGGGACCTTGCTCGCTGCGCTTGTTGTGGCCTACCGGATCGGAGCATCTCAAGTGGAACCCATTCGGGTGCTGATGAACGGAATGAGACAGACGGAGAAGGGAATCTGGAACAAGGTGGAGATGAAGGAAAGGCGCGATGAGATCGGAGTGCTGATCCGCAGCTATAATCTGATGGTCAGCCGTTTGTCGGACATGATTGAGAGTGTATATGAGTCGGAGTTGCGCCGCCAGAAGTCGGAAATTGAGCTACAGCAGGAAGCGTTGGAACGACACCGTGCGGAATTTCAGGCGCTCCAGTTGCAGATCAATCCGCATTTTCTCTACAACACATTGGAGACAATCAAATGTTATGCCGTCGTACAGGATTCCGAAGAAATTACGCAGATGGTGGAATCGATGGCTCATATGCTCCGTTATTCCATTCAGACCAATCTGGAGGAGATTACGGTTGCCAATGAGCTGAAGCATGTGCTGGCCTACCTTTCCATCATGAACCATCGTATGGATCGGGAGCTTGAAGTTGAGGTCATCATTGCACCGGATCTATTGTTGGAAAAAATGGTTCGTCTCACCCTCCAGCCCCTGGTGGAAAATGTGCTGCAACATGCATTTCCACGGGGCATGGAACCGGGTCATTTTATCCGCATCGATGCTCGGCGTCTGGAAGATCGATTTCTTGTCATCGTCCAGGATAATGGCATGGGCATGAGCAATATACGTCTGGAGAAGCTGCGTCGCCGTCTGGAATTGAACCGTCTGGCAGGTGAAGACACCGATGATGTTTATCATCGCGGGGGGATCGGACTTATGAATGTACATCGCCGGATTCAGCTTGTATTTGGAGAAACGTACGGCTTGATGATGGAGAGTGAGGAAGGCTTGGGAACGACCATTACGATGGCGCTTCCGGCGGACCAGCACAGCAAGCGAATTTAATTCAAACCAATAACAAGGAGGAAGTTAGAGCATGAATATCAATTTACAGAACAAAATCGCATTGGTAACAGGTTCCAGTGGAGGAATTGGTGCTGCTATTGCAGGAGCGTTGGCTCGTTGCGGGGCGAAGGTCGCTGTGAATGGTCTGCATAATATGGAGCGGGCGGAGGAAGTCGTGACTGCCATCCGGGATGCTGGTGGTGAAGCGGCGGCATTTCAGGCAGATGTGACGGATACGGATGCGATCAGAGCGATGGTTGAAGAGATTACACCCCGTTTCGGCGGTTCAATTGACCTGTTGGTTAACAACGCGGGACATCTGGTGGAGCGAAGCCCCATTGAAACGATGAGTGAGGAGCTGTACAGCCGGATTATGGATGTCAATCTGAAGAGCACCGTCTTTGTCTCCAAAGCAGTCATTCCTGGCATGAAGGCGGCTGGTGGCGGACGAATTATCAATCTGACCTCCGTAGCGGCCCATAATGGGGGCGGGCCGGGTGCAGCGATTTACGCAGCATCCAAGGCGGCTGTCATGGCGTTAACCAAAGGGCTTGCCAAAGAGCTTGCCTCTGGCGGGATTACGGTGAATGCGCTCTCCCCCGGCTTCATCGGACAAACGGCGTTCCATGCTACGTTCACCTCAGCAGAAGGTCGGTCTTCTGCGGTAAACAGCATCCCACTTGGACGGGAAGGAACTCCCGATGATGTCGCAGGAGCGGCGTTGTACCTGTGTTCCGACCTGGGTTCTTTTATAACCGGAGAGACGCTTGAAATCAATGGCGGCATGTATATGCGTTGATGTTACAACATTGCGATAAGGAGGGGACAAAACGATGGAAGTGAAGCGAAAACTTGCAGAAAAGTCCTTGTACCAACCCATCAGCGGGCCGTTCCATGTGGACTATGCGCCTGACGAGCATACCGTTCTGGCAGAGAATCCGCCAAGGTTTACCTGGATGGCGGCACAGCAGGAGGATGAGAATGCCTATCTGCTGCAAGTGTCGGCGAGCCCTTCTTTTCAGGAAGAAGAGACGATGACCTTTGCGCCGATTCCGTATAACTTTTTCACGCCAGGCCGGGTGTTTAAACCTGGGGATTATTATTGGCGATATGCGCTGCTTGTAGATCACCCAGTGCAGCAGCAAGGGAGCGAATACGAAGCGCATGTCTCACAGGGGAAGCAAGGGAGTGAAGCCGAAGCGCATGTCTCACAGGGGAAGCAAGGGAGTGAAGCCGAAGGGCATGCCTCGCAAGGGAAGCAAGGAGAAATGTCGGCTTGGAGTGAGGTGCGGCGGTTCACTGTGCCAGTGGGATTACCCGAGACACCGCTACCTTCTCGGGCGCAGCGATACGATTCCACAGACATGTCTCACCCCCGGCTGTGGCTTGGTGAGCGTGGGCTGAATGCACTTGCCGATGGTGTTGCGTCCGATTCCACGTATTGCGGCTGGGATGCGTTTATGGCAAATTCCGTGGAACCGTGGGCAAATCGTGAGCCCATTCGTGAACCGCAGCCTTACCCGGAGAACAAACGTGTCGCCGTACTCTGGAGGCAAATGTACATTGACTGTCAGGAAGTGTTATATGCGATTCGTCATCTGAGTATCGCTGGGCGGGTGCTGCGAGACGAACGGCTACTTGATGCGGCGAAAACCTGGCTGTTGCATGTGGCGGCCTGGGATACGGCGGGAACGACCTCCCGCGATTATAATGACGAGGCGGCCTTTCGGGTTGCCGCTGCGCTTGCTTGGGGTTATGACTGGTTGCATGATGAGTTGAACAGTGAAGAGCAGGAAGTGGTCAGGCGCAGTTTGCTTCGGCGGACAGAACAGGTAGCCCAGCATGTGATGGTCCGCTCGAAGATTCATCATGTGCCCTATGACAGCCATGCGGTGCGTTCATTGTCCTCCGTGCTTGTGCCCTGCTGTATGTCCTTGTTGCATGAGGAGCAGCAGGCTGCACAGTGGCTGGATTATGCAATCGATTATTATGCCTGTCTGTACTCCCCTTGGGGAGGAAGTGATGGAGGCTGGGCTGAAGGTCCAATGTATTGGACAACAGGCATGGCCTATGTGACCGAAGCGATGAATTTGCTGCGAAACTATGCGGGCATCGACTTTTTCCGTCGGCCATTTTTCCAGCGTACCGGGGATTTTCCTTTCTACGTCTATCCGCCTGATGCACGGCGCGCCAGCTTTGGGGACCAGTCTACGCTGGGTGACCCGGTAAACTTGAAAACAGGTTATCTTGTGCGCCAACTGGCGGGGGTTACAGGCAACCGCTGGTACCAGTGGTACTTTGAGCGTGTACGCCAATCCGATCCGAGGACAGAGGGAGCTTTTTATAACTACGGTTGGTGGGACTTTAACTTTGACGATCTGGTATACCGCCACGATTATCCCCAGGTGGAGGAAGAGTCGCCTGTGAACATCGAGCCGCTGAAGTGGTTCCGTGATGTGGGGTGGGTAGCCATGCATCATCGGATGGATGATCCGGATGAGCATATCATGCTGCTTCTCAAGTCAAGCCGTTATGGCTCGATCAGCCACAGTCATGCGGATCAGAACAGCTTTACTCTGCATGCATTCGGTGAGCCGCTCGCGGCGGATACAGGCTATTATATCGCGCACGGAAGTTCCTTTCACCGGGAATGGCGCAGGCAGACACGCTCCAAAAACAATCTGCTGATTGGCGGAGCAGGGCAGTATGCCGAGAACAACAAGGTGCTGAATATGGCCGCAACCGGACAGATCGAAGAGGCCTATTGGCGGGATGGTGATGGTTATGTACGCGCGGTAGCGACTGATGCCTATGCCAGCACCGTACCCCATGTGAAGCGTGTTGTACGGGAGATTCATTATCTGCAATCATCCTATTTCGTCATGGTGGACCACATTGACCTGGAGAAACCGGACAGCATTCAATGGCTGTTCCATGCGCTGCACCCGCTACAGTTGAAAGGGCAGAGCTTCCGCCTGAACGGTACTAAGGCGGGGCTTGAGGGGACATTTGTCTATGCTTCCTCCGGTGAGCTGGCGCTTAGCCAGACGGATCAATTTGCAGAGGTGGACCCGGCAGAGTACGAAGGGCTGGACCGACATTATCATCTGAGTGCGGAAACGCGGCCTGCCACAAGTCATACAATTGTAACGCTGCTTGTACCATATAAGATCGAGGAGCCGAAGTATGTCCCTTATTTCATCGATGACCAGGATCACGGCATCCATCTCTATTTTACCGACAACGGTGTAACAAAGAAGATCGAGGTATCCAAGACGTACTAGTAAGTGATGACCTAAAGAAAACGCAATCTCATCTAAAACATCCCCATTGTTGCAGGCGGTGGGGATGTTTTATCATCTTAATGAAAGCGCTTCACTGACAAGTGATACCTAAACCTAAATCAGGATGAAAAGAGGGGTAGCATGAAAAAGTGGATGGTCACAGGCATGGCGCTATTGCTGGCGGCAACCGTCATGGCAGGATGCAGCACTGGAAGCGGGGCGAAATCTGGTGAGAATGGGGGAGACGGCAAGACGAGCTTCTCCATGTCACTACGAACGCTGGCGTATACGTATGTGGAGAAGTCACCCGACATCAACCAGGATAAATGGGTGAAAAAGCTGGAGGATCTGACCAATACCGATCTCAAAATTGTCCTGGTGCCTCATAAGGAATATGAGCAGAAAATGGTCCAAATGTTTGCCACCAATGATATTCCTGATGTGGTGCAGGGTGACGGCGGCGTCAACGGCAAGGAGATGGCCGGCTCAGTCGAAGCTGGGGTATTCCAGCCGCTGGATGAGCTGTTGCAGCAGTATGGGCAAGATTTGCTGAAAGCTGTGCCGAAGGAAGCCTGGGACCAGGTCACCCATGACGGCCAAATCTATGCCATCCCCGAATATCTATCCAATCCATCCCGCCGGGCAACCTGGATTCGTAAGGATCTGCTGGATCAAACCGGATTGCCGGTGCCTACCACGGTGGAGGAGACAATGGAAGTGCTGCGCGCCTTTAAAAAGCTTGGCGTGGAGAATCCATATATGGGGCGTGAAGATTTCAAATATGCAGATACCTTCTTTGGTGCCTATGATGTGCAACAGTTCCTCTCCATGATGGAGCAGCAGGGCGACCAGATTGTACCCAAGTTCATGGATAACGAGAATATGCAGCAAGCCCTGACGGTTTATAAGACAATGTACGAAGAAGGGCTGATTAACAAAGAGTTTGCGACCATCAATTCGACGGTATTCAAAAATACGATTCTCTCCGGTAAGGCGGGTATGTGGTCCATGAACGCCAACGAACTGATTCAATGGGAGAAGCAGATTAAAGCGTCGGTTCCCGATGCCAAAATCGAAATTATCCCTTCCCCTGTTGGCCCGGACGGTAAAGGTGGTTACTATCTGTACGGTCCGGTGACGCGTGCTTACTTTATTAATAAGGATGCGGCTGATCCGGCTTCCATTATCCGTTTCTTCAACTGGATGGTGTCTGACGAAGCGGAGAAGTTCTTCACGTACGGCACGGAAGGAGAGACCTATACAGAGGATAATGGTGTGATTGCATATACAGCTCCGACAGACTCTGCTGGCGTGGACGAGGAGCGTTACCGTCAATCCTTCTTATGGTTTGTACAGGACACAACATACAACAAAGGCTCCCTATCCCTGACTGAAGAAGGCAGAAAGTTGATGAATATCTATGATACGGTTTTAGCCAAAGAAGGTCGGGATGGCATCAACTTTGATCCGCGGTTGGAGGCTTTTGTACAGAATCCGGAGATTGCTCCCAATTCGGATACACCCCCTCAGGTATTGCTTACTCACATGATCAAGATGGTTTATGGTAAGGAGCCGATCTCCGATTGGCCGAAGGTAGTTGAGGAATGGAAATCCAAAGGTGGCGATCAGGCCATTGAGGAAGCCACTCAGAAATTCAAGGACGGGGAAGGCATATCTTTGCCGCGTCGCTAGAATTGTGCGGTATAAGCAATGATTACCATGAACAATAGGATGTCCTGCTCACCGTGCGGAAGAAACAAGTCAACAAGAAGCAGCAGCTCTGGAGAACGGACAGATCGCAAAGGTATAACGTCAGAAGATTGGACTACCGTGCGGAGGGGATACAAGTGAATAAATTGTTCAAAACGTGGAAAAAGCGCGTTGTCCTTGTTGCCATGTCTATGATTCTCATTAACGGCACCATCGTTCCCGTGCATGAAGTTCGGGCGATGGAAGATGCTGTTCCTAGCTCTATTCTCAACCCTACACAGGAAGAAAGAGAAAATCTCTCGGAACCGGAGGGCCCGGAGTTGGAGATATACGCGGAAAACTTTGATGACCCGGACAATTTTGGCTCTACAGGTGGAATTGCATTGAGAGCTCCCTGGCTCCAGGAAGGGGGAGGAGGAAGCAAGGCCAAGACGTCATTTTCCACAACTGCTCCCTCGCTGCCCAATATGATCAAGATGGACGGAACCGATGCGCTTGCACTGCCTCTAAACTTGACTGGGTACGGAAATATTCGGCTGAGCTACTACACGCGTGCTTCCTCCTATATAAGTGGAAGTGTGATTATTGAATGGTCGAAGGATGGTGGTACATCCTGGGCAATGCTGGAGACATTTGAACTTCCCCCGGGCACCCCGGACCTGAAGAACAAGGAAGGCAATACGCTAAAAAGCTGGACGCTGGGTTCGGAAGCGAACAATAACAGCAAGGTTAAAATTCGATTTCGGACAGGAGACGCCATGCAGGCCAACATGTATATCGACAATGTTGCCATTTACGGTCAAGCCATTCCCGGCATAACGCCTGCCCCATCCCCAGTGCCGCCTGGAGAAGGGGATACTGAATTTACGCCACCCCAAGGAGTGACTTTATACGAGGATGTGGAGATCGGCATGGCTGGTGGGCGGGCGATGTATTCGTCCATTGCCGTTCCCGAGACAGCGGCAGCTGAACCGATGCCAGTCATGGTTTATATCCATGGAGGTGGATGGAATCACGGGGACCGGAAGCAGGCACTGAACTCCATATGCAACTATGTACTCAAACGCGGTTACATCGGTGTGTCTCTGGACTACCGACTGACGCCTGAGGCACCTTTCCCTGCCCAGATTCAGGATGTGAAGCTTGCTATTCGATACCTGCGAGCTCATGCGGCGCAGTACAATCTGGACCCAAGCCGTATTGGTGTCTGGGGATCATCGGCGGGCGGACATCTGGCTGCATTGCTCGGTACAACAGGGGACATGGTCGCTGGTGACACTGTAGAGCTCGATACAGGGGTGACGGTAGATGTACCTGATCTGGAAGGTTCCGGCGGATGGCCTGAGTATTCCGACAAAGTGCAGGCGGTCGCCGACTGGTATGGACCCGCTGATTTTACGACGACATTTGCCAATAACTATAGCTCGGTCACGGCTCTGCTTGGCGGGCACCGTGCATTCGATGTACCGGAACAGGCCAGACTTGCCATGCCGGGCACCTATGCTTCACCGGATGATCCACCATTCTGGATTCGGCACGGTGATGCTGACGCCACCATTCCTTATACCGACAGTGTTACTTTTGCGGGACAGCTTCAATCTGCGGGTGTACCGATTGTGGATATGAAAGTCGTACCTGGCCAGGGCCATGGATTTACAGGGACGGCTTCCGAGACTGCGAACGCAGAGGCATGGGCCTTCCTGGATGAACATGTGAAGAACCGGATCGTTGCGGAGCCCATAATTTTCAAAAGCAATCCTCAAGACACTTCGCCTGGAGATGAACAAGTGGATGAAGAAAAACCGTTGATTGAAAAGGTCATCGCCAGTAAGCTGCCAAGCGACGATGCGGCGATTGACAGCAGCAAGCCTGACCTGAATTTCAATCAGTCTACAGGTTCCAGCACTGGATTACTAAGCATCTCTTCCACTTCAACGACCCAAAAATATGTGTACTTCAAATTTGATATGTCCGGAAATGAGCCGGAAGGAGATCGGTATCGATTGCGGATTGCGGCCAAGAAAGGCACATCAAATGTTGATACCAAGTTGTCTCTGTACGGTTTGAATGAAACAGACTGGAGCGAATCTTCGTTAACCTGGTCGAATGCTCCGGTCCAAAGTCTGAGCGAAGGTTCGCTGCTGGACACAGTCCAGGTTACGGCAGATCGGAATGGAAGCCCGGCCGTCTATGAAGTGGATGTAACCGATGTTGTGAAGAGTCGTCCAGATGCGGGGCAGGTTGCATTTTTGCTTGCGGATGCGGAATCAACGGGTGTTTCCGTGAACGTATACACCAAGGAAGCGAACGGAACGAGTAATCCGCGTCCACAGTTATCTGTCATTGCTTTGATTGAAGAGGGCAGTGATGACACGCAGTCACCCGAATGGGAGCAGGGAGCCGAGCTGGAGATTCGCAACTGGGGAACGGATTTTGCGGAACTGAGATGGCCTGCTGCCAGTGACGATACGGCTGTATCTGCCTACCGGATTTATCGGGATGGAGTTCTGCTGAGCGAACAAGGTAAGCAGTCATTCCGGGACAGTGGACTTGCAGCGGAAACACCATATACATTTCAAGTGAGGGCGATTGACGAAGCGGGCAACATCAGCAGTGCTTTATCAACCGAAATGACAACCCTTGGCGTTCCAGTATCGTCTCTGCCTGTGGCTTCTGTCACGGCAAGTGGTAGCGACGGCAACCTGGCGGCCAATACCCTCGACAATAACAGCTATACACGCTGGTCTGTTGCAGGAGAGGGGCAATGGATCACGTATGATCTGGGTCAGGTTCAGCAAGTGGGCTATGTTGGGATTGGTTTTTACAAAGGGGATGTCCGAAAGACATCTTTTGAGATGGAATCGTCTGTTGACGGTGAGCAGTGGACCCAGATATTTAACGGCGAAAGCAGTGGGGATACAACCGAAATGCAGGCATTTGATATCCCAGACACTTCTGTACGTTATGTACGGATCACCGGGCATGGCAATTCCGATGCAAGTATTTACACAAGTCTGACCGATGTGCATCTGTATGCCCCTTTTGCAAGGGGAGGGACACCTGTGGCTCTGATTCCATACGTCGTGCCACAACCACCTGAAGGGACGATGCCCTTTATCGCTCCAGGTCTGACGGAAACAGACGGCACACCACATGCTGTCCATGCTCCACATGCCGTGACCGGACGTACAATTGATGTACGGGATTATGGAGCAGATCCTGCCAACAACACGAGTGATGACCGACCAGCAATACAGGCCGCCATTGATGAGGCTAACGTGGGTGATGAAGTGTTTTTACCCAATGGAGTGTACAATTTGTTATCCGGGCCGGATGGAGCCACCAACCTGATGCTCAAATCCGGGGTGAATCTGAGAGGGGAGAGCCGTGAAGGAACCGTGCTCCAGACATCGCTGGATCAGGTGACGGGCAGTACCGTTCTGAAGGCATCAGCACAGCACAGCATTCTCGTATCCAACATGACCCTAACTTCATCCTGGTCCGGCAGCTACACGACTGATCATCAATCCAATAATCCCTCCTCAGGGGGACCGGATAGTCTGATTCACATCGCCAATTATGGCGAGGTACCATCATATGACATTACGATTGACGGCGTAATTGTGGAAAAGTTCAAACGAATGGCTATCCGAATTGAGCACAGCCGCGATGTTGTTGTGAAGCATGCAACCTTCC
This window contains:
- a CDS encoding alpha/beta hydrolase fold domain-containing protein, which codes for MRKKQVNKKQQLWRTDRSQRYNVRRLDYRAEGIQVNKLFKTWKKRVVLVAMSMILINGTIVPVHEVRAMEDAVPSSILNPTQEERENLSEPEGPELEIYAENFDDPDNFGSTGGIALRAPWLQEGGGGSKAKTSFSTTAPSLPNMIKMDGTDALALPLNLTGYGNIRLSYYTRASSYISGSVIIEWSKDGGTSWAMLETFELPPGTPDLKNKEGNTLKSWTLGSEANNNSKVKIRFRTGDAMQANMYIDNVAIYGQAIPGITPAPSPVPPGEGDTEFTPPQGVTLYEDVEIGMAGGRAMYSSIAVPETAAAEPMPVMVYIHGGGWNHGDRKQALNSICNYVLKRGYIGVSLDYRLTPEAPFPAQIQDVKLAIRYLRAHAAQYNLDPSRIGVWGSSAGGHLAALLGTTGDMVAGDTVELDTGVTVDVPDLEGSGGWPEYSDKVQAVADWYGPADFTTTFANNYSSVTALLGGHRAFDVPEQARLAMPGTYASPDDPPFWIRHGDADATIPYTDSVTFAGQLQSAGVPIVDMKVVPGQGHGFTGTASETANAEAWAFLDEHVKNRIVAEPIIFKSNPQDTSPGDEQVDEEKPLIEKVIASKLPSDDAAIDSSKPDLNFNQSTGSSTGLLSISSTSTTQKYVYFKFDMSGNEPEGDRYRLRIAAKKGTSNVDTKLSLYGLNETDWSESSLTWSNAPVQSLSEGSLLDTVQVTADRNGSPAVYEVDVTDVVKSRPDAGQVAFLLADAESTGVSVNVYTKEANGTSNPRPQLSVIALIEEGSDDTQSPEWEQGAELEIRNWGTDFAELRWPAASDDTAVSAYRIYRDGVLLSEQGKQSFRDSGLAAETPYTFQVRAIDEAGNISSALSTEMTTLGVPVSSLPVASVTASGSDGNLAANTLDNNSYTRWSVAGEGQWITYDLGQVQQVGYVGIGFYKGDVRKTSFEMESSVDGEQWTQIFNGESSGDTTEMQAFDIPDTSVRYVRITGHGNSDASIYTSLTDVHLYAPFARGGTPVALIPYVVPQPPEGTMPFIAPGLTETDGTPHAVHAPHAVTGRTIDVRDYGADPANNTSDDRPAIQAAIDEANVGDEVFLPNGVYNLLSGPDGATNLMLKSGVNLRGESREGTVLQTSLDQVTGSTVLKASAQHSILVSNMTLTSSWSGSYTTDHQSNNPSSGGPDSLIHIANYGEVPSYDITIDGVIVEKFKRMAIRIEHSRDVVVKHATFRNATDLGPGGSGYGISIQGTAKTDRLGFDNDTLWNVVEDSTFEGPYLRHGALIQFVAHNNVLRGNTFNGTKLDAIDLHGELEYLNEISGNVIMDVLTGAGIGLGNTGGSAPSNHSKSGKGNYIHDNTIKNSRIGISVTMGTPDTLIEDNLIENTTTIADAAGIKVLNGPGTVIRGNVIRNNTANGYWGVRLERDKGDAGAGNIGEGDPENVWIEHNLIEGNTNGIGLFAGVSILMKANILNNVDEDYYKAAGVTVTEL